CAACCCCCATTTGATCCCTCCCCTGAGATTTTTACAATCAATCCCTGAGCTCTTAAATCATCTGCCATTTCTGTTAGATTGGCTTCTCCAACTTCTACTCTATAAACTTTGGCGTTGAAAAAATTTGCAATTTTTTCAATATTTAGAGATGTTGCATCATTGGTTACTATTGCTATGTTATTTTTTATTCCTGTATAGTAAAGATAGCTGAGCTCCGAAATTACTACAAGTGCAAATATTTTTTGTGCTTCGATGATTTTTGGAGTTTTTGTAGCTTTGTCTATAAACACTAAATTACCCCTATCCCCATCACAATCAGGTACATATCCTAGTTCAAAAGAATTGTCTTGTAAATATTTTTCTTGTAGTAGCTTTTTACATTCATTTAAAGATTTTCCTTCAGGGATAATATTATGCTTGAAAACACCTATTTTGTCATTATATAATTCTACTTTTAAACCCAAAGATTCTATCAATTCTTTATCTATTGAATTGATTCTGGAGCTCCCATTCATTTCTGCTATTATTCCGATTGGATTTTTTAGTATTCTTTTCTTTAAAATTTCAATATTTTTATTGTTAATATCGTTTTCATATGTTATTTCATGTATTAATGATTTATATGCTTCGTAAGATTGGTTTTTATTGTGTTTTTCCAACTTTATTATTTTGTTATAATATTCTAAATGGGATTTATCTTCATCAAATTTGTTTAAAGTATTAATTAAATAGTTTATTAACTTTTCATTTTGGCTATTATTTTTAATTTGTTTTATTATTTCATGAGTTTTTGCAGAATTTAGCACGCCACCATCGTTTAATCCTATTTTTATTCCATTGTATCCTGTTGGATTATGGCTTGCAGAGATGTAAATGAAACCCTTCAAATCTTTACTGTTTTTTGTACAAGCCAAAATTTCAGTTATTGGAAGTATGCCAAAAAACCTAACCTTTTCTTTAGTTGTTATTAATATTTTCATTGTTATTTCTGCAATAATGTTGCCAGTTGGTCTTGAGTCTAATCCTAATCCAATATACGGAGGATTGGATTCATTTTTAAAATAATTTGATATTGTGAAGATTATTAGTGCTATTAGTACTTTGTCTTCATTATCTATTTCATTTTCTATTGAATCTTTATTTTTTGATTTTGCAAAAATTTTTCTAAATCCCGAAGGAGAAAATATCGTCTCATTAAAAGCTTTTTTAAAGTTTTTAATATTAAATGAATATTGTTTAAGCATGTAAATTTTTTCCCATTGATATTTTAGCCATATTATTGCTATAATAGTCAAAATAATATGGTAGTTTATATTTATTATACTTAAAAATTTATTTTTTTGCTTGTATTAATTCCCTTTATATTAAAGGTCTTGGTTTTTACTAATGAATGTTAA
This portion of the Borreliella afzelii genome encodes:
- a CDS encoding phosphoglucomutase, producing the protein MLKQYSFNIKNFKKAFNETIFSPSGFRKIFAKSKNKDSIENEIDNEDKVLIALIIFTISNYFKNESNPPYIGLGLDSRPTGNIIAEITMKILITTKEKVRFFGILPITEILACTKNSKDLKGFIYISASHNPTGYNGIKIGLNDGGVLNSAKTHEIIKQIKNNSQNEKLINYLINTLNKFDEDKSHLEYYNKIIKLEKHNKNQSYEAYKSLIHEITYENDINNKNIEILKKRILKNPIGIIAEMNGSSRINSIDKELIESLGLKVELYNDKIGVFKHNIIPEGKSLNECKKLLQEKYLQDNSFELGYVPDCDGDRGNLVFIDKATKTPKIIEAQKIFALVVISELSYLYYTGIKNNIAIVTNDATSLNIEKIANFFNAKVYRVEVGEANLTEMADDLRAQGLIVKISGEGSNGGCIIHPSRVRDPITTLLSIVKLLKMKELYQIWCKLSKNYYKEKYSLKDILNTTNFYSNVIVSSEKANLTNLKIENQEILKSNYENLLIKEIKNNKLFQELSIVDYEIINYEGTRQSKIRTGDSSGGLKVLLKTNKEIVATLWMRISKTEPVIRVLSEVIYTKRNILFKLLEFNKSLIKKANLP